From the genome of Spinacia oleracea cultivar Varoflay chromosome 2, BTI_SOV_V1, whole genome shotgun sequence, one region includes:
- the LOC110777090 gene encoding uncharacterized protein isoform X1 — MEVPQPLQTLAKTGAIVAGGIICISFAASTTIKVIQSATEAKRKSTAKPCQGCKGKGFHICKLCKGNATIQWSPLYDPIHINPCQCPTCDGHRERLLLSSNGQCATTRSANQSISS, encoded by the exons ATGGAAGTTCCCCAGCCACTCCAAACACTAGCAAAAACTGGAGCTATAGTAGCTGGTGGTATAATCTGTATCTCTTTCGCCGCTTCCACCACCATCAAAGTCATCCAATCTGCGACTGAAGCTAAAAGG AAAAGCACGGCGAAGCCATGCCAAGGATGTAAAGGAAAAGGGTTCCACATTTGCAAACTTTGCAAAGGCAATGCTACTATACAATGGTCTCCTTTGTATGATCCTATTCATATCAACCCTTGTCAATGCCCAACTTGTGATGGCCATAG GGAAAGGTTACTATTGAGCTCCAATGGCCAATGTGCTACAACTCGATCTGCAAATCAATCTATTTCTAGCTAG
- the LOC110777090 gene encoding uncharacterized protein isoform X2, translated as MEVPQPLQTLAKTGAIVAGGIICISFAASTTIKVIQSATEAKRKSTAKPCQGCKGKGFHICKLCKGNATIQWSPLYDPIHINPCQCPTCDGHSIQRCLNCVGKGYY; from the exons ATGGAAGTTCCCCAGCCACTCCAAACACTAGCAAAAACTGGAGCTATAGTAGCTGGTGGTATAATCTGTATCTCTTTCGCCGCTTCCACCACCATCAAAGTCATCCAATCTGCGACTGAAGCTAAAAGG AAAAGCACGGCGAAGCCATGCCAAGGATGTAAAGGAAAAGGGTTCCACATTTGCAAACTTTGCAAAGGCAATGCTACTATACAATGGTCTCCTTTGTATGATCCTATTCATATCAACCCTTGTCAATGCCCAACTTGTGATGGCCATAG CATACAACGGTGTCTCAATTGTGTAGGGAAAGGTTACTATTGA